The Engystomops pustulosus chromosome 4, aEngPut4.maternal, whole genome shotgun sequence genome contains a region encoding:
- the LOC140126026 gene encoding E3 ubiquitin-protein ligase TRIM39-like, producing MASADLRDELLCSICLSIYTDPVTLRCGHNFCRVCIDRVLDTQDGSGGYSCPECREEFQERPALLKNINLRNVVERVRSSPPQQEEVTGICCTYCIHSPVPAVKSCLHCEASLCDDHLRVHSKGPEHVLTDPSTSLENRKCPVHKKILEYYCKEDATCICVTCSLAGEHRGHQVEMLDEASEKKKKKLRNVLQKLITKREKTEKRLEESRRKAQEKASGEAERVTALFIDLRRRLDDLEKRILSDISRQEKEVSLSMSNVIKKLEIKKDDLSRKMKDIEELCNMTDPLTVLQEPDTGDLCDPEEGGGDEDTGGHDNQRHDVDGLDVTVISDTLHTLCDIISGIRSGIYVEGPVDILLDVNTAHDNLHISDDLKTATWTQEKKNRPDTAERFQDYPQVMSSRGFTSGRHYWDVEIRRSGTWRVGMCYPSIDRRGNQSHIGGNNKSWGLCRWLKCNIQYSVIHDGEVIPLPHQISSGRVRISLDYEAGKLSFYELCDPIRHLHTFTTTFTEPLHAALCVPCGSIRI from the exons ATGGCGTCTGCTGACCTGAGAGACGAGCTCCTCTGCTCCATCTGTCTGAGCATTTATACAGATCCTGTAACcctgagatgtggacacaacttctgccgggtcTGTATTGATCGTGTGCTGGATACACAGGACGGGTCTGGAGGTTATTCCTGTCCTGAATGTAGAGAAGAGTTTCAGGAGCGGCCGGCactgttaaaaaatataaatctacgTAATGTAGTAGAACGTGTCCGGTCTTCTCCACCACAGCAGGAGGAGGTCACCGGGATCTGCTGCACTTACTGCATTCACTCTCCTGTACCTGCGGTGAAGTCCTGTCTACACTGTGAGGCTTCTCTGTGTGATGATCATCTGAGAGTCCACAGCAAGGGACCAGAACACGTCCTGACTGATCCCAGCACTTCCCTGGAGAACCGAAAATGTCCTGTCCATAAGAAGATCCTGGAATATTACTGCAAGGAGGACGCAACTTGTATCTGTGTGACCTGCAGTCTGGCTggagaacatcggggacaccaggTGGAGATGCTGGATGAGGCctcagagaagaagaagaagaaactgaGAAATGTTCTTCAGAAACTGATCACAAAGAGAGAGAAGACTGAGAAAAGACTGGAGGAGAGCAGGAGAAAAGCTCAGGAAAAAGCATCTGGAGAAGCTGagagagtcactgccctgttTATAGACCTCAGGAGACGTCTGGACGACCTGGAGAAGAGGATCCTGAGTGACATCTCCAGGCAGGAGAAGGAGGTGTCATTGTCAATGTCTAATGTTATCAAGAAGTTAGAAATAAAGAAGGACGACTTGTCCAGGAAGATGAAGGacattgaggagctgtgtaacatgactgatccactgactgtgttacaggaaccagacaccggtgacttgtgtgatcctgaggaggggggag gtgatgaggacacagggggacatgataacCAGCGCCATGATGTAGatggtctggatgtgactgtgatctcagacacattacacacattatgtGACATAATATCAGGTATAAGGAGCGGGATCTATGTGGAGGGTCCTGTAGATATATTACTGGATGTAAACACGGCTCATGATAATCTCCATATATCAGACGACCTGAAAACTGCAACCTGGACACAAGAGAAGAAGAACCGTCCAGACACCGCAGAGAGATTCCAGGATTATCCTCAGGTGATGAGCAGCCGGGGATTTACCTCAGGGCGacattactgggatgtggagaTCAGGAGATCGGGGACGTGGAGGGTGGGGATGTGTTATCCCAGTATAGACAGGAGGGGGAATCAGTCACACATTGGAGGTAATAACAAGTCCTGGGGTTTATGTAGATGGCTGAAATGTAATATTCAGTATTCAGTGATACATGACGGGGAAGTGATCCCGTTACCTCACCAGATCTCCAGTGGTAGAGTCCGGATCAGTCTGGATTACGAGGCGGGAAAATTGTCCTTCtatgagctgtgtgaccccatcagacacttacacaccttcaccaccaccttcaccgagccccttcatgctgcgtTATGTGTACCATGTGGCTCTATAAGGATATAA